A genomic window from Purpureocillium takamizusanense chromosome 2, complete sequence includes:
- the GNA2_1 gene encoding G-Protein alpha subunit (EggNog:ENOG503NWN3~COG:D~COG:T), whose product MCLGPRDKDDSGVARSRDIDRGIRQDEARLAKEVKLLLLGAGESGKTTILKQMRLIYSQSFSERERLWWRPIIFRNIIEAFRIMQMVMSDFNYQFESPDSKTLMSKVLEKREIGPEDQFPQDLVDPIKALWQDAGVKTAFLKGCEYALHDNVNYFVSSISRLWASDYVPNDLDILCARLKTTGITECHFATGHLTYRIFDVGGQRSERKKWIHCFDDVQSVLFLVAISGYDQCLVEDMDGNQMNEALMLFESIVNSRWFTRSAMIIFLNKMDLFKEKLPRRPITDHGFTDYRGAPDDYKAASSYFLEKFRGQCRDPEKEIYGHFTNATDTNLIKITMHSVQDMIIQRNLKHLML is encoded by the exons ATGTGCCTCGGTCCTcgcgacaaggacgacagCGGCGTTGCTCGCTCGCGCGACATCGACCGCGGCATACGGCAAGATGAGGCGCGGCTCGCCAAGGAGGTGAAGCTGCTGTTGCTCG GAGCTGGGGAGTCGGGAAAGACCACGATCCTCAAACAGATGCGACTCATCTACTCGCAAAGCTTTAGCGAACGCGAGAGGCTGTGGTGGAGGCCGATTATATTCCGTAACATCATCGAAGCCTTCCGCATCATGCAAATGGTCATGTCCGACTTCAACTACCAATTTGAGAGTCCAGACAGTAAA ACTCTCATGTCAAAGGTCCTGGAAAAGCGCGAGATCGGACCCGAGGACCAGTTCCCGCAAGACCTCGTCGACCCAATCAAGGCCCTGTGGCAAGACGCTGGGGTCAAAACGGCCTTTCTCAAAGGGTGTGAATATGCGCTACACGATAATGTCAATTA CTTCGTTTCTAGTATATCCAGGCTATGGGCAAGCGACTACGTGCCCAATGACCTGGACATACTCTGCGCCCGACTCAAAACAACTGGCATCACCGAGTGCCACTTTGCTACCGGGCACTTGACCTACCGCATCTTTGACGTTGGCGGCCAAAGATCAGAGCGCAAGAAGTGGATACACTGCTTCGACGACGTTCAATCCGTGTTGTTCCTCGTGGCGATCAGTGGCTACGATCAGTGTCTCGTAGAAGACATGGATGGG AACCAAATGAACGAGGCGCTGATGCTCTTCGAGTCGATCGTGAACTCCCGCTGGTTCACCAGGTCCGCCATGATCATCTTCCTCAACAAGATGGATTTGTTCAAGGAAAAGCTCCCGCGGCGACCGATCACTGACCATGGATTCACGGACTATCGTGGCGCACCGGACGATTACAAAGCCGCGAGCAGCTACTTTCTCGAAAAGTTCCGAGGCCAATGCCGAGACCCGGAAAAGGAAATCTACGGACACTTTACGAACGCGACGGACACGAACCTGATAAAAATCACGATGCATTCGGTGCAGGATATGATAATACAGCGAAACTTGAAGCATCTCATGCTCTGA
- a CDS encoding uncharacterized protein (TransMembrane:6 (i7-24o44-63i240-261o281-303i336-362o368-391i)~EggNog:ENOG503P5QV), with protein sequence MYVGCHFFDFFLYVCRLLLGLSQTRLPFAPGKGEAIQRPVTMRPWAAVVAALSLLPLVSSDLLRTDFSTLFPQYNEAYRYILNNDSLCGKIYRDFRTRNYQNEHDDGDNDAFKLPKADVDPLNAAFGLNTATHQLVDCILRNTPEIIKVRMASAQVLLGLTPSLLAVLGPTPWHTGVIAAVGKRRLAALLIAAGSPALSPSLSSGGHLKDSFLRPRHNQIHVPAWLGRDIRAGRGAREKLASAAGWAVFYCLAVASIGNMAEVAYRIGSRAIFTFVQGDGWLMFLWAFLGLSIHAIGAITVFLRVRHIPVPKSEVAASGQKKLRIKILPPTTATKLITWFTAVYTVIHVFFGTLLFSSILFVSVQDSVFIVLRLLASVLFCRLAAGFFTVLDRRDVEVVNRDAQTDSVASSAQEGSK encoded by the coding sequence ATGTACGTGGGATGCCACTTCTTCGACTTCTTTCTTTACGTTTGCCGACTGCTTCTCGGGCTGTCGCAGACAAGGCTCCCTTTTGCTCCCGGCAAAGGTGAAGCTATACAAAGAccggtgacgatgcggccatgggcggctgTTGTCGCTGCCCTCTCGCTGCTTCCTCTGGTCTCGAGTGATCTTTTGCGTACCGACTTCTCAACCCTCTTCCCACAGTACAACGAGGCGTATCGCTACATCCTCAACAATGACTCTCTTTGTGGAAAGATTTACCGCGATTTCCGCACGCGCAACTACCAAAACGAgcacgacgatggcgataACGACGCATTTAAACTCCCCAAGGCGGATGTCGACCCCCTGAACGCCGCATTCGGGCTCAACACCGCCACACATCAGCTAGTCGACTGCATACTCAGGAACACGCCCGAGATCATCAAGGTCCGAATGGCGAGCGCCCAggtccttcttggcctgACACCCTCGCTGCTTGCCGTGCTCGGGCCCACCCCCTGGCACACCGGCGTAATTGCCGCCGTGGGGAAGCGTCGcctggccgcgctgctgaTTGCCGCTGGGTCGCCCGCGCTGAGCCCGTCGCTGAGCAGCGGGGGCCATCTGAAGGACAGCTTCCTGCGGCCGCGACACAACCAAATCCACGTCCCCGCATGGCTGGGGCGGGACATTCGAGCAGGGCGGGGAGCTCGAGAGAAGCTGGCGAGCGCGGCTGGATGGGCCGTCTTCTACTGCCTCGCTGTGGCATCCATCGGAAACATGGCTGAGGTGGCGTACCGCATTGGCTCCCGGGCCATCTTCACCTTTGTGCAGGGCGACGGCTGGTTGATGTTTCTATGGGCCTTTCTGGGCCTGTCCATCCACGCAATCGGTGCCATAACGGTCTTCCTTCGCGTCAGGCACATACCAGTACCAAAATCGGAAGTAGCAGCAAGTGGGCAGAAGAAGCTGCGGATAAAGATTCTgcccccgacgacggccacaaAGCTCATCACGTGGTTTACTGCTGTGTACACGGTGATTcacgtcttcttcggcacTCTTTTGTTTTCAAGCATCTTGTTCGTCTCGGTGCAGGACAGCGTGTTTATCGTCTTGCGGCTCCTGGCTTCCGTGCTCTTCTGTCGCCTGGCGGCAGGTTTCTTTACTGTTCTCGATCGACGGGATGTCGAAGTAGTTAATCGGGATGCGCAAACGGACAGCGTGGCTTCGTCGGCGCAGGAGGGCAGTAAATGA
- a CDS encoding uncharacterized protein (EggNog:ENOG503P7PG~TransMembrane:4 (i12-32o44-66i78-96o116-137i)), with protein MMEHRTLRSLAMANHFMVFVSSVIVTGVISHFLKVYSFRNAHVIYQEVVATITLALSIVAMALPFIHGYKGYLLPVNLIMSYLWMTSFIFSAQDWAGGRCPFNGPLAKCGLKKTVIAFNFLALFFLLCNIVAEGLLWRQSRVEAQPFHTKERPVSDATAGSVPETSSHV; from the exons ATGATGGAGCACCGCACCCTGCGAtcgctggccatggcgaaCCACTTCATGGTTTTTGTTTCTTCGGTTATTGTGACTGGAGTCATCTCCCACTTCCTCAAAGTTTACTCTTTTCGCAATGCCCATGTCATCTATCAGGAAGTCGTG GCGACAATCACTCTGGCCTTGTCCATTGTCGCAATGGCTCTACCTTTTATCCACGGATACAAAGGCTACCTTCTTCCGGTTAATCTCATTATGTCATATCTTTGGATGACTTCGTTCATCTTCTCGGCTCAGGACTGGGCCGGCGGTCGCTGTCCCTTCAACGGCCCTTTGGCCAAGTGTGGTCTAAAGAAGACCGTCATTGCGTTCAACTTTCTAGCATT GTTCTTCCTTCTGTGCAACATTGTCGCTGAGGGTCTTCTGTGGCGCCAATCCCGTGTCGAGGCCCAACCTTTCCATACAAAGGAGCGTCCAGTGTCCGATGCCACTGCTGGAAGCGTACCCGAGACTTCCAGCCACGTTTGA
- a CDS encoding Glutathionyl-hydroquinone reductase (COG:O~EggNog:ENOG503NURU), with translation MASNTSESYHANGRFTRPESAFRSFISNNPSAQFPAEAGRYALYVSPGCPWAHRTLIVRLLKGLESIIDVYQVHITMGPEGWYFSGEGDSLPKDPLHGFKTLKQLYLKADPAYTGRYTVPMLWDKKADVPVNNESSEIIRMFYTEFDHLLPEPLREVNRPGGGLYPSAMRSEIDELNDWVYSTVNNGVYRTGFAKSQQAYDDNVHVLFASLDRLEAILQAHGKPFLLGDNLTEADIRLYTTMARFDVAYYTVFMCNLKSIRHDYPALHLWLRRLYWDQDVGSDLRGAFYRTTQPYISQYAHAYAHARRKIVVGEATTLVVPAGPAVLMEPLPRL, from the exons ATGGCTTCCAACACAAGCGAG AGCTACCACGCAAACGGCCGATTCACCCGACCAGAAAGCGCATTCCGCAGCTTTATATCCAACAACCCCAGCGCGCAGTTTCCCGCTGAAGCCGGTCGCTATGCTCTCTATGTCTCGCCCGGCTGCCCATGG GCACACCGGACCCTCATAGTGAGACTCCTCAAGGGCCTCGAGTCCATCATCGACGTCTATCAGGTGCACATCACCATGGGCCCCGAAGGATGGTACTTTAGCGGCGAAGGCGATTCCCTGCCCAAAGACCCTCTCCACGGCTTCAAAACTCTCAAGCAGCTCTATCTCAAAGCCGACCCCGCCTACACCGGGCGGTACACCGTGCCCATGCTATGGGACAAGAAAGCCGACGTGCCCGTCAACAACGAGTCGTCCGAGATCATCCGCATGTTCTACACCGAGTTCGACCATCTCCTCCCCGAGCCCCTCCGCGAGGTCAATCGCCCCGGGGGCGGCCTGTATCCCAGCGCCATGCGCTCTGAGATTGATGAGCTGAACGACTGGGTATACAGCACCGTGAACAACGGCGTGTACAGGACGGGCTTCGCCAAGTCGCAGCAAGCGTACGACGACAACGTCCACGTGCTCTTTGCGTCCTTGGACCGCCTCGAGGCGATACTACAGGCCCATGGGAAGCCCTTCCTGCTGGGTGACAACCTCACCGAAGCGGACATACGTCTGTATACGACGATGGCGCGATTCGACGTCGCCTACTACACCGTCTTCATGTGCAACCTCAAGTCGATTCGGCACGACTACCCTGCCCTCCACCTGTGGCTACGGCGTCTCTACTGGGACCAGGACGTCGGCAGCGACCTGCGAGGGGCGTTTTATCGCACCACGCAGCCGTACATCTCGCAGTACGCGCATGCTTATGCGCACGCGAGGCGAAAGATTGTCGTGGGCGAGGCCACGACCTTGGTGGTTCCCGCAGGCCCAGCTGTACTCATGGAGCCGCTGCCAAGGCTGTGA
- a CDS encoding uncharacterized protein (TransMembrane:12 (i12-30o67-89i98-117o123-145i157-180o192-209i289-308o314-333i345-364o370-395i407-425o437-458i)~COG:P~EggNog:ENOG503NZW2) — MAPYFGLRGSALSRAIIALVVCPAFVTYGYNLSVAGGLLTLNSFVETFPQLDTINTHGDEQHYNSTIQGTVVALFTVGGMFGSLSCIYLGDLLGRKRVIQLASSITIVGAILMATSFHIAQFIIARIVLGLGTGGYLATVPVWQAEISKATKRGAHVVTDGIFIGAGVSLALWVDFGFYFVTGSSVSWRFPLAFQVAMLLVVVVFMSIFPESPRWLVKKGRLEEARAILSAFNDDDPNSDAIASEIQDIQLSLSQCGTLSWKAMLSMGEQRLFHRTVLAAGGQVFQQMCGINLISMYATTIFEIYLGLDPTKARILAAAMALTQPFGGFLAFFTIDRLGRRPLMLWSAAGMAVSMAVLAGTTSAKDNQSAVTVAAVFLFVFQFIYTVGYSGLTFLYATEVAPLQLRAAISAVSTTAVWAFNFLLAEVTPVGFNTIAYRYYIIFAVLNAAIVPTVYFFFPETNGRSLEEIDEVFLHSKTIWDPPRIARTLPQMRLQDAMEPNSSEEDKAASKAQHVA, encoded by the exons ATGGCCCCCTACTTTGGCCTGCGCGGCTCGGCCCTGAGccgcgccatcatcgccctcgtcgtctgcccgGCGTTTGTGACGTACGGTTACAACCTCAGCGTcgctggcgggctgctgaCGTTGAATTCTTTTGTCGAGACGTTCCCGCAGCTCGACACGATTAACACGCACGGCGATGAGCAGCACTACAACTCTACCATTCAGG GTACCGTTGTCGCACTCTTtaccgtcggcggcatgtTCGGCTCCCTCTCGTGCATCTACCTCGGCGACTTGCTCGGCCGCAAGCGCGTCATCCAgctcgcctcgtccatcaccatcgtcggcgccatcCTCATGGCCACGTCCTTCCACATCGCGCAGTTCATCATCGcccgcatcgtcctcggtctCGGCACGGGCGGCTACCTCGCCACGGTGCCCGTCTGGCAGGCCGAGATCTCCAAGGCCACCAAGCGCGGCGCCCACGTCGTGACGGACGGCATCTTcatcggcgcgggcgtctcGCTGGCGCTCTGGGTCGACTTTGGCTTCTACTTTGTCACCGGCAGCTCCGTCTCATGGCGCTTCCCCCTAGCCTTTCAGGTCGCCATGCtgctcgttgtcgttgtctTCATGTCGATTTTCCCCGAGTCACCCCGCTGGCTCGTGAAAAAGGGGCGTCTTGAAGAGGCCCGCGCGATCCTCTCGGCgttcaacgacgacgatcccAACTCGGATGCCATTGCCAGCGAGATTCAGGACATTCAGCTGTCGCTGTCGCAATGCGGTACTCTCTCTTGGAAGGCCATGCTCTCCATGGGCGAGCAGCGGCTCTTCCACCgcaccgtcctcgccgctggcggccaggTCTTTCAGCAAATGTGCGGCATCAATCTCATTTCCATGTACGCCACCACCATTTTCGAAATCtacctcggcctcgaccctACCAAGGCGCGCATCCTGGCGGCtgccatggccttgacgcAGCCCTTTGGCGGcttcctcgccttcttcaccaTCGACAGACTCGGTCGCCGGCCACTCATGCTGTGGAGTGCCGCTGGCATGGCCGTCTCCATGGCCGTCCTCGCGGGCACGAcgtcggccaaggacaaccagtccgccgtcaccgtcgcggccgtcttcctcttcgtcttccaGTTCATCTACACGGTCGGCTACTCGGGCCTCACGTTCCTGTATGCGACAGAGGTGGCCCCCCTACAGCTGCGAGCGGCCATCAGcgccgtgtcgacgacggcggtaTGGGCCTTCAACTTCCTCCTGGCCGAGGTGACGCCCGTCGGCTTCAACACCATCGCGTATCGCTACTACATCATCTTCGCGGTGCTCAACGCGGCCATCGTCCCGACCGTctacttcttcttccccgaGACCAACGGCCGCTCGCTCGAGGAGATTGACGAGGTCTTCCTCCACTCCAAGACCATATGGGATCCGCCGCGCATCGCTCGCACGCTGCCCCAGATGAGGCTGCAGGACGCCATGGAGCCGAATAGCTCCGAGGAGGATAAGGCCGCTTCCAAGGCGCAGCATGTTGCTTAA